The genomic window CCCAACCCTGGCGCGGGTGAACGGTAATGTGTTTGGCGGAGGTACCGAACTCGCTCTGAGTTGCGATTTTAGAATTGGCGTTAAAGGTTCGCGTCTTCGTGTTCCCGCAGCCGCATTTGGATTGTGTTACCCGCCAGCGGGTATCTCCCTGTTTGTTGAGAAACTGGGTGTCAACGTCGCGCGACGGATGCTCGTGGCGTCGGAAGCCATGGATGCAGGAGAGGCTCATCGCGTTGGGTTTTACGACTACATGGTTGCAAGAGATGAGCTTGACGAACGTGTTGAGGAGTTGACCTTGCATATTGCCGGGCTTGCACCCCTCGCGACAAAGGCTATGAAGGAGCTGGTTGACCAGGCGGGACGGGGTTCCATCGACATCGCCCGAGCGACGGAGTTAGCGCGCCAGTGCGAGGAGTCTGATGATTTGCAGGAGGGGTTTGCGGCGCAAAGAGAAAAGCGCATGCCGCAGTTTTCCGGAAGCTAGGGTTTACTGAAGAGCGGTGTCGCTGAAAGTAAAGCTTAGGCTGATCGTCAGGCTGTTACCCGCGTCATAATCGTCAGCGACTTTACCGCCCCCCGATTCAATGAGATGCAGGGTGAATGGCATGTGACGCTCAAGCTCTGCGTCACTGTCGTGCTTGAGTCCACTGTCCTCAACACGCAGCTGATACTGCAACTCGCTCCTGTCGTCGCGAGTGGGGGGAGCCATGGCGATGTAGATTAGGGGGTCGAGAGATCCATCGTAACGCCGACCCATGATCGCAAGCTCCAGCGCTTCCTGGATAACGAGGCCTAGGTACAAAGCATGCTCCAGGGGCACGGGGTTCTCAGATACATCGTTGGTGATGATGGCTCGCGCTGCCACTTCGTTGGACTGGGCCAGAGACGCGGTGATTTCGTTGGTGAGGGCGTGTACATCTGTGCGTTCGGTTGTTGTCGTCCGGTCTGTAAACAATTGAATGCTGCGCAGGACCGAAAGCCTGTTCGCGATGGCCGTAGCCGTATATTCCTCAGCATCTTGCAGGGTTGCGTTGACCGCGGCCTCGACGGCGTCTAGTAGCTGCTGTGCTGATGAAGTGCGCCGTAAAAGCAGCACTTCATTGGCCTCCCGTTGTGCCTGATAGTCATCCTCCAATCGAGAAAAGGCTGCGTTGCCTTCTTCCGCCAACTTCAGCCGTTCCCTTTGTGCAACGTTTCGATCGTTCCAGGCCTTGAGGTATTTAAAAAGAACGGCAGCCAAAAGGAGGTAAGCAGCGAGGGCCCACCAGGTGCGCCACACGGGAGGGAGAACGCTGATAGGCAGTGAAATCTCGTTGTCACTCCAAACGCCGGCGGAATCAGCGCCCCTGGCTCTGAACACATAGTCACCAGGCGGAAGGTTCTGATAAGTGACGACGTTAACACTGCCGGTGTTTTGCCACTCTTTGTCGAAGCCTTCGAGTTTGTGTTCATATTGATTTAGGAGAGGTCGCCTATAGTCGTTTACTGTTAGGTGAAAATCTGTGGTGTGTTGGTTGGCTTGGATAAAGAGCCTTGTGTTAGAAATCTGGAGGATATTTGATCGATACATTTGACCATCTATGGCTATTGCACGCAGCCAGATATTGGAATTCTCAGCGGCGGCCTTTGATCGGCTTTGATCTAGCATGTCGTAACCGAAATGCCCTCCAAAAAAGATTTCCATTTCGGTTTTCAGGCTCGCCCCGTGATTAAAATCGAGATTTGAAAGACCATGTATCTTACCCAGCCTCTTTTTCGCGCCAGAACGAACATTGATCGATAAAAGGCCATTGTTTGTTGCAGCCCAGAGTGTTTCTGAATCCTCCTGATTTAAGCTGTAAATCGACAGGTTGCTCGTGTCAAAAGCAGATTGATTGGATAAGGGCCGACTTTCGGTGAGCTCAGAAACCGAGGTCCTCATCATTCCATGGTTTAAAGTGCCCAACCAAATGGTCCCATCTTCTCCAAACTCAGATGATAGTATCCTCGGTTTTTTAAAGCTTGAGCGAGTCAGTTGTAACGAGCACGAGTATGGGATCAGCGACTCTAGACAAAGAAGCACCACGTGGTCCTCAGTCGTAAAAACGACCTTTTCTAATCCGCCAAGACTCGTGATGCTAGTAACTGGAGAAGGGTTCTGCCGCCAATCTAGAGGCATCTTTACATCAAAAATGGCCCCATCCTTGAGGTATTTCAATCCTCTCTTATAGGTGCCAATCAGCATTCCCTCTCTTAGGGGCAAAAATGAGGTCACACCAGCGTTTGCCAATAGTCCAGTTGCTGTTGCAGTAATTGATCTGTCTTCAGAAATCCGGAAGACTTTCATTCCACTCGAGAATGTGCCGACGAACAAAGAGTCTTCAAAGATACCCAACGCGGTCACGCGAGGGTCTGGTGTGGACACGTCAGGCTTTGGCCAAACTAAAGTGTGCGAGTCTTTGGCCCGATTCCAATAAAAAATTCCATCATACGATGCAATAAAAACCCCATGTTGTCCGTCTTGCGCAAAGCCCAGCACTTCGGTGGCTTGAGATAAGTTGATTCCTTGCCATGTGCGCCCTTGGGTGGCTGCCAGGTAGCCCATGCCGCTTTCAGATAAAACCCACAGGCCTTGCGTTGTGATCGAGAGACCGGTCACGGAAGAGTACTTGTTTGTTTCGACGCGCTCTACCGTCGGCATTTGAAGATCAGAAAAAAAGAGCCCTCTGTCTGTTCCGAAAAAAAGGTGGTTATTAGCGTACTCTAAAGTTCTGAGTTTGTTTCCAAGAAGCCTAGGGAAGTAAAACGATTTTGTTTGCCCCAAACCTGAAATACTGAACACACGAAGTTGGTTGTCGCTCAGATACACACAAAGCTGATCTTTCGACTGAATGTATGCGATCGCCAGTATTGTTTTTCCTTCCGGAGCCGAAAATACTGATGTTCTTTGGCCAGCCTCCTCGGTAAGGTTGCAGAGGATTCTTGTACTGGTCCCTCCACATAAGCCCGTGTTGTTGGTCGCTACAATCTGTGTCCGTAGCCCTACATCTACAACTTGTGGCTTTACGGTTCCCGCATTGGACGGAGATGCGTGTCGATACACTTCAATAGTATCTTCAAGCCGCAACACCAGTGATCCATCTGGAGTGAAAAGAATTTGACGCCCAGTTGCGGATCTTTGTCTTCCGCTGGCTAAAATACTTACAAATTTATTCGTGCTCTGAGAGTGGATGTAGATCTTTCCACCGTCTGACAAAGCAAACAACGTACCTCCCGAGTTCTCGACCATACTAACTATTTCATCAGAGATCGTTCGATGCATGCCGCTGGAAACGCTGTTCAGTTTTTTTCCGAGCGAGTCATCTAGTAGAAAAAGAGCCGATTGCGTCCCGATCCAAGTGCGGCCACTAGAGTCGCTCAGAAATGAGCGAACCGGGTTTTCTTCAACTAGTGCTTCTAATGATGTGGGAGCAAAAACATAATCTAGAGAAAAAGATGGGTTGCATGTGATGAGACCGCACATGAGGAGCAAACAACGATACAGACTAAGCGGGCTGGTGCGATAATCGAACAATTAATTTTCACCCCATCAGATAACTGTTCACTTCTATGGTGTATCGCAAATAATGAGACTTTAAGTCTTGTATGACTTGGGTGTCTTCTTCAAACCTGAATTGCAGGTATCCCTTTTCCAATTCATCGGCTGCCGCGCGGATCTCTATGGCGCCCATGTTTGCGCTCATCGATTTTATTGCGTGCGCTACTGTTCGTAGATTTTCCCTGTCTTTGTTTTGAATGCAGGTTTCTAGCTCCTTGAGTTTCTCAGTGAACTGAGACGAAAAGCCTTCGATCAGTTTTGGTATGAGTTCTTCTGAGTCTACAGAAAGGCGCTTAAAGTTGGTGAGAACATCGGTATCTAGAACTTCATCTTGAGTCACAAGTGCTTGGTTGATACCTATGTTTTTTTGGGCTGAAGTTGTCGATGAAGCCTCCATTTCGCTCAGGACTCCAAAGCTCTCAAGGGCTTTACGGAGGTCATGTGTTGTGAATGGTTTGGTGAGCAAACCATTCATCCCTGCATCAAGAGCTCGCTGCTTATCTCCTTGGTCTCCTCCAGCTGTTAACGCAATGATGGTTGTTCTAGGCAAGCCTCTCTCTTGCTCAATTTTTCGAATTCTCTGTGTGGCCGCGTAACCATCAAGTATTGGCATTTGGCAGTCCATGAAGATTAGGTCGTATTTACTTTTTTGAAAAAGATCAACGGCCTCCTCGCCATTGCCTGCTAGCTGAACTTTTGCCCCCAGGGAATGCAGCATTGTCATTGCGATTTGCTGATTTACCGCGACGTCTTCAACAACGAGTATATTTGTCTTAATGCCGTTGGCTTTATCTTCATCGTTTCCGATCTGTATAGTGCGCTCACCCGAGGACTCTGTGGCTATGAGTAGTTCTGACTCGGTGAACGGTGGAGAGATGAAGTAGGTGTTGCCCGTTGGCTCGGGAGTTTTATTGTCGGACCAAAGGACGATAAGCTTTGGTGCAGCAAGGCCATCACAATTTGTAAGACTTTCCCATTGTCTTCTATCTATTAAAAGCCTTTCGGGCTTTAGTTGCTGGTGTCTAATGCTCTCAATAGAGTCGAACCGCTCTGCAGCATACCCAATAGCAGACAGTTTAGAACTTATTGATTTGAAAATTAGCTCGTTTTCAGTTACGCAGATAGTTTGCTCTTCACCGCGTTGAGGTCTTTCGGGCTCCGCGTCGATAGCACGGAGCTTGGTTTCGAAGGTGAAAGTCGAGCCGACATTGAGCTCAGATGTTACTGAAAGCGAACCATCCATCAATGCTGCGAGTTCTTTGGAGATGGATAACCCTAAACCTGTGCCTCCATATTGGCGAGTGGTGCTCGTATCGGCTTGAGTGAATACCTCAAAAACGGAGTCCAACTTTTCTTTCGCTATACCAATCCCGTTGTCTTCGACCGCGACCTGATATCTCACGGTGTTTTCACTAGAGTCTTCGCTAACGGCAGTAGTTGAGCACCGTATTACTACCTTCCCGCCTTTCGTAAACTTAATCGCATTCCCAATCAAATTAAGCAGTATTTGGCGAATTTTTCCTACATCGCCATAGACTTTTCTATGTTGACAATCACCCCAGACGATATATACCTCAGTACCGTGCGAGGACGCACTTTGTATGAGGAGAGTGCAAACGTTATCTATTAGAGAGATCACGTCAAACTCGGAAAAATCAAGTTCTAACTTGTTGGCCTCCATTTTGGAGTAGTCGAGAATCGAGTTGATGATCGCGAGTAAAGATTCGCCACTATCTCGTGCAGTTTCTGCATAGGACCTTTGTTGCGCGCTAAGTCCCGACTGAATAAGCAGGTCGGTCATACCGATCATGCCGTGCATGGGAGTACGAATTTCGTGGCTCATTGCCGCAAGGAATTCGGACTTCGCTCTCGCGGCAGCTTCGGCTTCATTTCTAGCCAACATCAAGTCGTGAGTACGCTCCTCTACCCTTTCTTCAAGCTCTAGTCGTCTCGCAAGTTCTCTCCTCGATTTGGCTTGTTGCTGCCTAAATATAAATAGAATCACGTAGACAATGAGCGCGGCATATGCGGCGAACGCGTACCAGGTTAGCCACCATGGAGACGCAATGTGCAGCGTGAGTTCTCGGTCGTTGTTACTCCATATCCCACTTGAGTTTGTCGAGCTAAGTCTTAACTTATATGTGCCATAGCCTAAGCCAGATATTGATACGCTGCGTGTTTGGCCTAGGTTGATCCACTCGTTGTGTATGCCATCTATTCGATACCGGTAATCAATCGTACCGGGCTGTCGATAGTCCAGAGCTGAAAATGATACTGATGCGAATTGATAGTCATAGTCGAGGTAAATGTCATTTAGATCAGAGTATGGGGTTTCGAAGTAGACTTGCTCGTTGAGTAATTTGAAGCTGGTTATTTGTATTTCCGGTTCATAGTTATCTTCGTAGTTGATGTTTGAGTCTACAACGTTGAATCCTCCAAAACCTCCAAAAAACAGAGTGCCGTTTTCGCCAGCGTGCGCACTTCCTTGATTGAACTCTCGACCTTGCAGGCCTGCACTGATGTCGAAACTAATTGACTTCTGTCGAGAGCTGTCAATTTTTGTAAGACCTAAGTTGTGAGCGGCCCAAAGGTTGTCGTCTTCGTCGATAACTAGACCCAGAATGTCGGAAGTGGGCACACCAACACTCGGCGCAAGTAGCTGAAATCGCGGAAAATCATCTTCAACACTGTCCAAAGATAAGTAGTTTATGTCGCCTCTAGTTCCGATCCAGAGCCGGCTTTCCTTGTCCTCTGCCAGGGAAAAGACAACGTTACTTGATAGTGTTCTAGTGTCGTCGGGATCAGATTTGAACCGCCGGAAAGTGGCAGTTTCTGTGTCAAATAGGTTTAGCCCGTCCTGCGTGCCCACCCAGATCTGCTCGCGCGAGTCGATTAATATCGATATAACCCGGTCATCGCTTATAGTTGTGTCAATCCCACTTTGAGTGGTGAATGATTGAAAAGTCTTTGTACTTTGATCGAAGACGTTTAAGCCGCCGCCATAGGTGCCAACTAGGATTCGACCATCAGACAAAGCTTCCAACACCGGGACTCCGTTTGCTGACAATGAACCGTCATGGCCATCAGCGGTGAATTGCGTAATCGTTTTTGAGGCAAGGTCGATCTCAAAAAAGCCAGCGGTATACGTTCCGGCGTATAGCATCGATTCATGTTTCTCGATGCTCATTATTTGATAGTCCCCAAGCAGATTTAAGATGGGTCTTTGCAACTGCCAGTCATCGCTCGAGTTTTTTGTGGCCTGCAATGAGTTGATTCCCCTTTGCGTCCCAATCCACCAGTTGTTCTCTTCGTCGGTAAGTATCGAGAATGTAGGGCTCGACGAGAGTCCATCCTCTTCAGTGAACTTCTGAAAAAGAGATCGAGTGCCTTGCGCTAAACCACTGAAAGTCCCGATCCACAGCATTCCTGATCTGCCCTGCATCAAAGATAAAACAGCGGCACTGGGCAATTGCGTGTTCACTGAGGTTAGCCATGTCGCTCCTGCGCTTTTGGAATAAACCACTATCCCAGATTCAGTACCAAACCAATGATTGCCGTCAGTATCTCCCATGACGGTCTGAATTTGGTTTGCCGTGTCTGCTTGTGTTGCGAAATGAAGCGGATGTCTTGAAACACTCTTTCTTTTGATCGCGTAAAGAAATGCCCCTTTTGTTTTTGATGTGACCAAGAGTTCGCCAGATTCAAGTAACGCCATGTCACTGATGTCAGTGGGAAGAGTAGTCGCGCCTT from Congregibacter litoralis KT71 includes these protein-coding regions:
- a CDS encoding triple tyrosine motif-containing protein is translated as MFDYRTSPLSLYRCLLLMCGLITCNPSFSLDYVFAPTSLEALVEENPVRSFLSDSSGRTWIGTQSALFLLDDSLGKKLNSVSSGMHRTISDEIVSMVENSGGTLFALSDGGKIYIHSQSTNKFVSILASGRQRSATGRQILFTPDGSLVLRLEDTIEVYRHASPSNAGTVKPQVVDVGLRTQIVATNNTGLCGGTSTRILCNLTEEAGQRTSVFSAPEGKTILAIAYIQSKDQLCVYLSDNQLRVFSISGLGQTKSFYFPRLLGNKLRTLEYANNHLFFGTDRGLFFSDLQMPTVERVETNKYSSVTGLSITTQGLWVLSESGMGYLAATQGRTWQGINLSQATEVLGFAQDGQHGVFIASYDGIFYWNRAKDSHTLVWPKPDVSTPDPRVTALGIFEDSLFVGTFSSGMKVFRISEDRSITATATGLLANAGVTSFLPLREGMLIGTYKRGLKYLKDGAIFDVKMPLDWRQNPSPVTSITSLGGLEKVVFTTEDHVVLLCLESLIPYSCSLQLTRSSFKKPRILSSEFGEDGTIWLGTLNHGMMRTSVSELTESRPLSNQSAFDTSNLSIYSLNQEDSETLWAATNNGLLSINVRSGAKKRLGKIHGLSNLDFNHGASLKTEMEIFFGGHFGYDMLDQSRSKAAAENSNIWLRAIAIDGQMYRSNILQISNTRLFIQANQHTTDFHLTVNDYRRPLLNQYEHKLEGFDKEWQNTGSVNVVTYQNLPPGDYVFRARGADSAGVWSDNEISLPISVLPPVWRTWWALAAYLLLAAVLFKYLKAWNDRNVAQRERLKLAEEGNAAFSRLEDDYQAQREANEVLLLRRTSSAQQLLDAVEAAVNATLQDAEEYTATAIANRLSVLRSIQLFTDRTTTTERTDVHALTNEITASLAQSNEVAARAIITNDVSENPVPLEHALYLGLVIQEALELAIMGRRYDGSLDPLIYIAMAPPTRDDRSELQYQLRVEDSGLKHDSDAELERHMPFTLHLIESGGGKVADDYDAGNSLTISLSFTFSDTALQ
- a CDS encoding two-component regulator propeller domain-containing protein, producing MSLNATAFRQDEYAIEISPASENLSQKTVVDIYQDSNGFIWLLTQEGLNRFDGQEVVAFKTDRADPTSINNQATTTIAEDDQGRLWIGTLGGGLSRFNEADLSFTSYEALPSISSENPVSNMVSSLYKSGDGSLWVGYANGSGFSRFYPNEESFVHYFLPNQMPSAGIEGFVETENGTLFIAVDGSGVYRMDTETGVLVSLNGEIVEGATTLPTDISDMALLESGELLVTSKTKGAFLYAIKRKSVSRHPLHFATQADTANQIQTVMGDTDGNHWFGTESGIVVYSKSAGATWLTSVNTQLPSAAVLSLMQGRSGMLWIGTFSGLAQGTRSLFQKFTEEDGLSSSPTFSILTDEENNWWIGTQRGINSLQATKNSSDDWQLQRPILNLLGDYQIMSIEKHESMLYAGTYTAGFFEIDLASKTITQFTADGHDGSLSANGVPVLEALSDGRILVGTYGGGLNVFDQSTKTFQSFTTQSGIDTTISDDRVISILIDSREQIWVGTQDGLNLFDTETATFRRFKSDPDDTRTLSSNVVFSLAEDKESRLWIGTRGDINYLSLDSVEDDFPRFQLLAPSVGVPTSDILGLVIDEDDNLWAAHNLGLTKIDSSRQKSISFDISAGLQGREFNQGSAHAGENGTLFFGGFGGFNVVDSNINYEDNYEPEIQITSFKLLNEQVYFETPYSDLNDIYLDYDYQFASVSFSALDYRQPGTIDYRYRIDGIHNEWINLGQTRSVSISGLGYGTYKLRLSSTNSSGIWSNNDRELTLHIASPWWLTWYAFAAYAALIVYVILFIFRQQQAKSRRELARRLELEERVEERTHDLMLARNEAEAAARAKSEFLAAMSHEIRTPMHGMIGMTDLLIQSGLSAQQRSYAETARDSGESLLAIINSILDYSKMEANKLELDFSEFDVISLIDNVCTLLIQSASSHGTEVYIVWGDCQHRKVYGDVGKIRQILLNLIGNAIKFTKGGKVVIRCSTTAVSEDSSENTVRYQVAVEDNGIGIAKEKLDSVFEVFTQADTSTTRQYGGTGLGLSISKELAALMDGSLSVTSELNVGSTFTFETKLRAIDAEPERPQRGEEQTICVTENELIFKSISSKLSAIGYAAERFDSIESIRHQQLKPERLLIDRRQWESLTNCDGLAAPKLIVLWSDNKTPEPTGNTYFISPPFTESELLIATESSGERTIQIGNDEDKANGIKTNILVVEDVAVNQQIAMTMLHSLGAKVQLAGNGEEAVDLFQKSKYDLIFMDCQMPILDGYAATQRIRKIEQERGLPRTTIIALTAGGDQGDKQRALDAGMNGLLTKPFTTHDLRKALESFGVLSEMEASSTTSAQKNIGINQALVTQDEVLDTDVLTNFKRLSVDSEELIPKLIEGFSSQFTEKLKELETCIQNKDRENLRTVAHAIKSMSANMGAIEIRAAADELEKGYLQFRFEEDTQVIQDLKSHYLRYTIEVNSYLMG
- a CDS encoding enoyl-CoA hydratase/isomerase family protein, with product MGQTIQYSVNDSVGVLCINRPEKHNSLGAAELEGVSSALDLIETDPEIRVLVVTGAGDKTFCAGASLDDLNSGVLKPDAFQSVMHRLASLSIPTLARVNGNVFGGGTELALSCDFRIGVKGSRLRVPAAAFGLCYPPAGISLFVEKLGVNVARRMLVASEAMDAGEAHRVGFYDYMVARDELDERVEELTLHIAGLAPLATKAMKELVDQAGRGSIDIARATELARQCEESDDLQEGFAAQREKRMPQFSGS